The Mycolicibacterium mageritense genome contains a region encoding:
- the speB gene encoding agmatinase: MSIRPTPAPVDASTGLVGAVPATEVPRYAGKATFARIADIHEVSDYDIAILGVPFDGGTSYRPGARFGPLAVRQAARTIRPGYHVELGVAPLQTVQVVDAGDVAVTPYDIAAACRQIQGHTAEVLGHRDRRIVAIGGDHTIALPNLRALHAKYGPVALVHFDAHLDTWDTYFNAPVTHGTIFRRAFEEGLLIEDHSIHVGIRGPIYDQLDLRNDADMGFKIIRAGDLDTMGTDAAVDIVQRRVGDMPVYLSIDIDVLDPAFAPGTGTPEAGGFTSRELLRMLRKLRGLNIVGADVVEVAPAYDHAEITSVAAATIVFDLVSLMVADRAEAAQPRADRAAIAQS, from the coding sequence GTGAGCATTCGACCGACCCCTGCCCCCGTCGACGCGAGCACCGGCCTCGTCGGGGCGGTTCCCGCCACCGAGGTACCCCGCTACGCGGGCAAGGCCACGTTTGCGCGTATCGCCGACATCCACGAGGTGAGCGACTACGACATCGCGATCCTGGGTGTGCCGTTCGACGGTGGCACCTCCTACCGGCCGGGTGCCAGGTTCGGGCCCCTCGCGGTGCGGCAGGCGGCCCGTACCATCCGCCCGGGGTATCACGTCGAACTCGGGGTCGCACCGTTGCAGACCGTCCAGGTCGTCGACGCGGGCGATGTCGCGGTCACGCCGTACGACATCGCCGCCGCGTGCCGGCAGATCCAGGGCCACACCGCCGAAGTGCTCGGCCACCGCGACCGGCGCATCGTGGCGATCGGCGGCGACCACACGATCGCGCTGCCGAATCTGCGTGCGCTGCATGCCAAGTACGGGCCGGTGGCACTCGTGCACTTCGATGCCCACCTCGACACGTGGGACACGTACTTCAACGCGCCGGTCACGCACGGAACGATCTTCCGCCGGGCATTCGAGGAGGGCTTGCTGATCGAAGACCACTCGATCCATGTGGGCATCCGCGGCCCGATCTACGACCAACTCGACCTGCGCAACGACGCCGACATGGGCTTCAAGATCATCCGCGCGGGTGACCTGGACACGATGGGCACTGACGCCGCAGTGGACATCGTTCAGCGGCGCGTCGGTGACATGCCGGTGTACCTGTCGATCGACATCGATGTGCTCGACCCGGCATTCGCGCCCGGCACCGGCACACCCGAAGCCGGCGGTTTCACGTCCCGCGAACTGCTGCGCATGCTGCGCAAGCTACGCGGCCTGAACATCGTCGGCGCCGACGTGGTCGAGGTCGCCCCGGCCTACGACCATGCCGAGATCACCTCCGTGGCCGCGGCGACCATCGTGTTCGACCTCGTGTCGTTGATGGTTGCCGACCGGGCCGAAGCGGCGCAACCGCGTGCGGATCGCGCCGCGATCGCCCAGTCCTGA
- a CDS encoding nitroreductase family deazaflavin-dependent oxidoreductase: MVDFGDLKRRIVHGTQRRLVNPIGRQLPVTMLETTGRKSGQPRHTAVGGRVVDNQFWMVSEHGDRSHYVLNIKANPAVRVRINGKWRTGVAHLLPDDDPVARLKELPALNSAVVRAVGSDLLTIRVDLD, encoded by the coding sequence ATGGTCGACTTCGGGGATCTGAAGCGGCGCATCGTGCACGGCACGCAGCGCCGGCTGGTCAATCCGATCGGCAGGCAACTGCCCGTCACGATGTTGGAGACCACGGGCCGCAAGTCAGGGCAACCGCGCCATACCGCGGTCGGCGGCCGCGTGGTCGACAACCAGTTCTGGATGGTCTCCGAGCACGGCGACCGCTCGCACTATGTACTCAACATCAAGGCCAATCCGGCTGTGCGAGTGCGGATCAACGGCAAATGGCGCACGGGCGTGGCACATCTGCTGCCGGACGACGACCCGGTGGCGCGGCTCAAGGAGTTGCCCGCGCTCAACAGCGCAGTGGTGCGCGCCGTGGGCAGCGATCTGCTGACCATCCGGGTCGACCTCGACTGA
- the cycA gene encoding D-serine/D-alanine/glycine transporter, whose protein sequence is MTQSNDLTAASADSTPPSGEEKHLSRQLANRHIQLIAIGGAIGTGLFMGSGKTISLAGPSVIFVYMIIGFMLFFVMRAMGELLLSNLHYKSFADFAADLLGPWAGFFTGWTYWFCWIVTGVADVVAISGYVHYWWGGLPLWIPALATVVLLITLNLPTVKAFGETEFWFALIKIVAIVALIVVGLVMVLNHFESPNGAQASFANLWNDGGFFPTGIMGFVAGFQIATFAFVGIELVGTTAAEAKNPETNLPKAINSIPVRVMLFYVVALAVIIMVTPWREISADNSPFVAMFSLAGLGIAASVVNFVVLTSAASSANSGIYSTSRMVYGLAQEGDAPSRFGKLTSRRVPANALFLSGVFLLAGVVMVVVGDSIIEAFTIVTTISSLCFMFVWTIILSSYIVYRKRRPELHEASKFKMPGGIAMCYVVLAFFVFLVWAFTQKADTLHALLVTPVWFAVLGIAWLILRRRPGHLAREAAFRADLESTDSD, encoded by the coding sequence ATGACCCAATCCAATGACCTGACCGCTGCTTCAGCGGACTCGACACCCCCGTCCGGCGAGGAAAAGCACCTCTCCCGGCAGCTCGCCAACCGGCACATTCAGCTGATCGCGATCGGCGGCGCAATCGGCACCGGACTCTTCATGGGCTCGGGCAAGACGATCTCACTCGCCGGCCCCTCGGTGATCTTCGTGTACATGATCATCGGCTTCATGCTGTTCTTCGTGATGCGGGCGATGGGCGAATTGTTGTTGTCCAACCTGCATTACAAGTCGTTCGCCGATTTCGCCGCCGACCTGCTCGGACCATGGGCCGGGTTCTTCACCGGCTGGACCTATTGGTTCTGCTGGATCGTGACCGGGGTCGCCGACGTCGTCGCGATCTCCGGCTACGTGCACTACTGGTGGGGCGGCCTGCCCTTGTGGATTCCCGCGCTGGCCACCGTGGTACTGCTGATCACGCTGAACCTGCCCACTGTGAAGGCTTTCGGCGAAACCGAGTTCTGGTTCGCGCTCATCAAGATCGTCGCGATCGTGGCACTCATCGTGGTGGGCCTGGTGATGGTGCTCAACCACTTCGAGTCCCCCAACGGCGCCCAGGCCAGTTTCGCGAACCTGTGGAACGACGGCGGCTTCTTCCCCACGGGCATCATGGGATTCGTCGCGGGCTTCCAGATCGCGACGTTCGCGTTCGTCGGTATCGAGCTGGTCGGCACCACCGCAGCCGAGGCCAAGAACCCGGAGACCAACCTCCCCAAGGCCATCAACTCCATCCCGGTCCGCGTGATGTTGTTCTACGTGGTGGCCCTGGCAGTGATCATCATGGTGACGCCGTGGCGCGAAATCAGTGCCGACAACAGTCCTTTCGTGGCCATGTTCAGCCTTGCCGGGCTCGGGATCGCGGCGTCGGTGGTCAACTTCGTCGTGTTGACCTCGGCAGCCTCTTCGGCGAACTCCGGCATCTACTCGACCTCGCGCATGGTTTACGGCCTGGCCCAGGAGGGCGACGCACCCAGCCGGTTCGGCAAGCTCACGTCGCGTCGGGTGCCCGCCAACGCCCTGTTCCTGTCGGGGGTGTTCCTGCTCGCCGGTGTGGTCATGGTGGTGGTCGGCGACTCCATCATCGAGGCGTTCACGATCGTCACGACCATCTCGTCGCTGTGCTTCATGTTCGTCTGGACGATCATCCTCAGCAGCTACATCGTCTACCGCAAGCGCCGGCCGGAGCTGCACGAGGCGTCGAAGTTCAAGATGCCCGGCGGTATCGCGATGTGCTACGTCGTCCTCGCGTTCTTCGTGTTCCTGGTCTGGGCCTTCACCCAGAAGGCCGACACCCTGCACGCGCTGCTGGTCACCCCGGTGTGGTTCGCGGTGCTCGGGATCGCGTGGCTGATCCTGCGGCGCCGGCCGGGTCACCTGGCCCGTGAAGCCGCGTTCCGTGCCGATCTGGAGTCGACGGATTCCGACTGA
- a CDS encoding TfoX/Sxy family protein — MAYDPDLVERIRELTASDRGIDEKRMFGGVAFLVNGNMSVAASRDGGLMVRVPREDTDALLRRDHVEPMIMGGREMRGWLRVAPAGVKSKRQLQSWVDRGVTYAKGLPPK; from the coding sequence ATGGCGTACGACCCGGACCTGGTGGAGCGCATTCGTGAGCTCACGGCGTCCGACCGCGGAATCGACGAGAAGCGGATGTTCGGCGGCGTGGCCTTCCTGGTCAACGGCAACATGTCGGTGGCCGCGAGCCGCGACGGCGGCCTGATGGTCCGCGTTCCGCGTGAGGACACCGACGCGCTGCTGCGCCGCGACCACGTCGAGCCGATGATCATGGGTGGCCGGGAGATGCGGGGCTGGCTGCGGGTCGCCCCGGCCGGCGTGAAATCCAAGCGGCAGCTGCAGAGCTGGGTCGATCGCGGCGTCACCTACGCCAAAGGGCTGCCGCCGAAGTAG
- a CDS encoding endonuclease — protein MSKEDLVSRLLDAAGMTYATEAGIHLKDKPMPLFELLTLCMLASKPIDAGIATQAARELFRCGWRTPQAALDAERRDVIRAFGRAHYARYDESSATRLVAIATAVRDEYHGDLRQLARRSEHDRGAAKRLLMRFKGIGSTGADIFLREVQDTWTWVRPHFDDRALGMARELGLPDAPDRLAALAPHDAARLAAALVRTALDDDLRDELKRQPASA, from the coding sequence ATGTCGAAGGAAGACCTGGTCTCCCGACTCCTGGATGCGGCGGGCATGACGTACGCCACGGAAGCCGGGATCCACCTCAAGGACAAGCCGATGCCGCTGTTCGAACTGCTGACGCTGTGCATGCTCGCCAGCAAGCCGATCGACGCGGGCATCGCGACGCAGGCCGCACGCGAACTGTTCCGCTGCGGCTGGCGGACGCCGCAGGCGGCGCTGGATGCTGAGCGCCGGGACGTGATCCGCGCGTTCGGCCGGGCCCACTACGCCCGCTACGACGAGAGCTCCGCGACCAGGCTGGTGGCGATCGCGACCGCGGTGCGCGACGAGTATCACGGCGACCTGCGGCAGCTGGCCCGCCGGAGCGAGCACGACCGCGGGGCGGCGAAGCGACTGTTGATGCGGTTCAAGGGAATCGGCAGTACCGGTGCGGACATCTTCCTGCGAGAGGTGCAGGACACCTGGACGTGGGTGCGACCGCACTTCGATGATCGGGCGCTGGGCATGGCACGTGAGCTCGGGCTGCCCGATGCGCCTGACCGGCTCGCCGCACTGGCACCACACGACGCCGCGCGGCTGGCGGCCGCCCTGGTGCGCACCGCACTCGATGACGATCTGCGCGACGAACTGAAGCGGCAGCCCGCATCCGCGTAG